One region of Primulina tabacum isolate GXHZ01 chromosome 1, ASM2559414v2, whole genome shotgun sequence genomic DNA includes:
- the LOC142518238 gene encoding putative pumilio homolog 8, chloroplastic — translation MENSLNFFPDFSGFPMRESHHTLQPSTVPTAGNSLLNTEIDPFFPRELWPEISRELKERVRAVLDSENRHPPSPTSGPSARNHPLQQDVFYPDDIRHQNLAPTGNSAIYSHLHRQVSRDPFCPGDESIWDSRLTDYGSRVNPSFPDELPLEAKFARLNFSEDLERPLLSEPLSVYGGAAPESRNSSSLNWLRGNEPPPQFSYGDLQALRARAAADGFMLPQAYPTFKDPFLNPDSYWVNRDSYGFNNILGDTNAYNRGMKISGYDPRNGFNFSKHIPLSMNGVNSNNSVSSIPSAPRNRYIHGSEPMVTYSSIEDLKGRVFSAAINQYGCRFLRHKLDERKPEDIQMIFSEVKDHVHTLMSDRFGNDVIQKLFEVCDQDQMSQLVSLFTADRDLLSAVCLDPQGSLSMQKFVECLMAPEQISGMISIFRQITVRLVNNPIGSRVIQRCLKIFPVEETEKILNVIADNCVQIATNRSGCCTLQVFITKDSPLESQRRRIVAGIVLNIHELSKNQFGNYVVQHVIGLEIPNVIKGMVAGLRGDFVSLSMDKYGSNVVERLMKTSQENYSHQIINEIISSPSFLNVVLDPYGNYVVQSAKKYATGATRKILNNLILEHSNDLHSHLYGKNVLLNKEKTRHSI, via the exons ATGGAGAATTCGTTGAACTTTTTCCCGGATTTCTCCGGCTTTCCGATGCGAGAAAGCCATCATACGCTGCAGCCGTCTACTGTTCCGACCGCCGGAAACAGTCTTCTTAACACAGAAATCGACCCCTTCTTCCCCAGGGAGTTGTGGCCTGAGATCAGTCGCGAATTGAAGGAGAGAGTCCGCGCAGTGCTTGATTCAGAAAACCGTCATCCTCCATCTCCGACCTCTGGGCCCTCCGCAAGAAACCACCCTCTTCAGCAGGATGTTTTCTACCCCGACGACATCAGGCATCAGAATCTTGCACCCACGGGAAACAGTGCCATCTATTCACACCTCCATCGGCAGGTCAGTCGGGATCCGTTCTGCCCCGGCGACGAAAGCATTTGGGATTCCCGGTTGACTGATTATGGTTCTCGTGTAAACCCTAGTTTTCCTGATGAACTTCCCCTCGAAGCCAAATTCGCCCGACTTAATTTCTCGGAAGATCTTGAACGACCGCTTTTATCGGAGCCGCTGTCTGTTTATGGCGGGGCCGCCCCCGAAAGTCGGAACAGTTCATCACTTAATTGGCTTCGTGGGAACGAACCACCACCACAGTTTTCGTATGGAGACCTGCAGGCACTGAGGGCTCGCGCTGCTGCAGACGGGTTCATGCTACCCCAAGCCTATCCAACTTTCAAAGATCCTTTTCTGAATCCGGATTCATATTGGGTGAATAGAGATTCTTAtggatttaataatattttgggAGATACTAATGCATATAATCGAGGGATGAAAATCAGCGGCTATGATCCTCGTAATGGCTTCAACTTTTCGAAGCACATACCACTTTCCATGAACGGGGTTAACTCGAACAACTCGGTATCATCGATCCCTTCTGCTCCTCGCAACCGTTACATCCATGGTTCCGAACCAATGGTTACTTATTCTTCTATAGAAGATTTGAAGGGCAGGGTGTTTTCGGCAGCAATAAATCAATATGGTTGTCGATTCTTGCGTCACAAACTCGATGAAAGGAAACCCGAGGACATCCAGATGATCTTCTCGGAGGTGAAAGATCACGTACATACGTTGATGTCTGATCGATTCGGTAATGATGTAATTCAAAAGCTCTTCGAAGTCTGCGACCAAGACCAGATGTCACAGTTGGTTTCTTTGTTTACTGCCGATCGCGACTTACTCTCGGCTGTCTGCCTCGACCCTCAAGG ATCTCTGTCCATGCAGAAGTTTGTCGAGTGTCTCATGGCACCAGAGCAAATATCTGGTATGATATCCATCTTCAGACAGATCACGGTTCGGCTTGTGAACAACCCGATTGGTTCTCGGGTCATTCAGCGTTGCTTGAAGATCTTCCCTGTTGAAGAAACTGAG AAAATACTCAATGTGATAGCAGATAATTGTGTCCAAATCGCGACCAACCGAAGCGGATGCTGTACCTTGCAGGTCTTCATAACAAAAGATAGTCCACTGGAAAGCCAACGTCGTCGTATTGTCGCAGGAATAGTATTAAATATACATGAACTGTCTAAAAATCAATTCGG GAATTATGTAGTTCAGCATGTAATAGGACTGGAGATACCAAACGTGATTAAAGGTATGGTAGCTGGACTGAGAGGGGATTTCGTTTCCCTCTCGATGGACAAATATGGAAGCAACGTAGTGGAGAGGTTGATGAAGACATCTCAAGAAAATTATTCACATCAAATCATCAATGAGATCATTAGCAGCCCCAGTTTCTTGAATGTCGTGCTAGATCCTTATGGCAACTATGTTGTACAATCTGCTAAGAAATACGCCACG GGAGCCACTCGCAAGATTTTGAATAATCTGATTCTGGAACACTCTAATGACTTGCATAGTCATCTCTATGGAAAGAATGTTCTCCTAAACAAGGAGAAAACAAGGCATTCCATCTGA